CAGGTTTGTGAGAAGGCAAATGCCCTGTATAAGTTTTTACTTGTCGTGTGCGGGGTATGCGTTCAGTGTTAAGGTAGTTTCCGTTAGCATCAAATTTGAGTAGAAGTATGTCAAAGTACTCGTAATCTGTGTAAGGGTCAGCAAAGCTTCCGCCTATTCCTCCCATAAATAGAGTATTACTATTGAAGTTAGTAGTACTGTACTGTCTTTTGATAAAAAGTTCGGCTTGTGCTATTAGTTCCCCATTTTGAGTGTAAAACAGTTTGTGTAAAAGCAGTCCGCCCTGTGTGTAAAGCATGCTCCCTGTGGTATTTGTGCGAATAGACTTTTGTAACTCTCCCTTGTAATCGTAAGCTTTTGTCCAAGCTGTAAGTCCATTAGGTTGAAGTTTTTGAACAAAAATTCCCATCATTTCATCGTGAGATTTGTATTTAGTGTATTCGCCAATGACATAGAGGTTTTTCTCTCTATCCGATGCAAAGTGTAGGTAATTAGTTTCCATTTCAGGGTAAATAGACCACGAATGAACTATTTGCCCCTCAAAATTAAGTTCAAAGAGAGTATTTTTATGTGGAACGCGCTCTGTACCAAATCTTTGCAGGTCAATTTCTGCACTCCATAAAAATAAACGTTTGTCAAAACAAAAGGCATTCAGTAGCCCAAATTTCAGATTAGGTAAGGATAGAGTTTTTTGACTAATGATTTGTAAAGTATTGAGGTTAATTTTGAGCATGTCCACTGTTCTTTCGTTACTATAGGTTTCTTTTTCATAAAAACATATTAGAGTGTCTTGGATTAGAAGGTCTTCATATTTTTCCATTTGCTTGGCAGGACAAAGTGTAAAAAACTGTTCTTTTACGGGATTTCCTGTATGGTCATACAAAACAACTAAAACTTCTTTTTGAGTAGGATTAGTTTGATTGTTAGTTCGGGTTACTATACCTATCCAGTTATCTTTCCATGTGTATTTAATTTTTATCGGTCGGGTATCTGCATAAGTAGAATAGTGCTGGGATATAATTTGGGTATTTTGATTAAGTACCATTTCAAACTTTTTTTTGTGGTTAGGATTTTCTTCGCTAAAAGAGGTTTTTTCAGGGACAAAAGAGATCCAAATTTTTTTGTGTGAAGTATCGGCAAATACTTTTTGTATGCCCGCTTTATATAGGGATTTAGGTAGTTCAAATTGGGCTTCATCTACAAGGTTTTGAGCTGTGCTTAATGTGTAGTAAAAGATAAATACAAGCAGAATAACAAATTTTAGCATTGCACAAAGTTAACAAATAGGATTACAAAGTGCTATACTATTTTTACACGAACAATGATTAACGCAAAAGATTGAATTTTGATTTTTTGGGTGTATCCTTGTGGGCAAAAGCCCAAAAGGTCGGCGTACTGCTGCGGGCTAGGTGCGGAATGCTCCGACCCTTGCGCAGCAAGAGGTACGCCCAAAAAATGAGAAATATTTAATGGTGCAAAGAAACTATACTCGTGGTTTAGATAAGCTGGATGGGTTAGGTTTGTTATCTGGGTAACTTTTCTCTACTTTTTAGATTTTTACACACTCTTTTCATTTTATTTTCGTGTGTTCATGGCTATAATTTTGGAACGTTCAAAAGGTTTAGTCGTATCAAATAGTTTACGGTAAGTGTAGTGAATTTTACCTTGTTTTGCACCTGTGGCTTCCATAACTGAACGCATTTTGGGGTTAAAATCGCCCACCCAAGAGAGTTCTATTTCTTTGTAGCCGCGTTTGAGAACAGGTTCAAAAGGTAGCATGGACAATCCTACTTCTATGCCCATTTGCTGATATTTGGTACTTACCCCAATGATGGTAACTCGCCCTCTGTTCATAATTCGTTTTATTTTGAGGTAGTACCAAAATTGCAGTTTTTGCCACCAACCGAATTTTCCATTGAATTTTTTAATAATTTGGTTAATGTCAGGTATGCAAACAATAAAGCCAGCAGGATTATTGTCTACATAAGCGAACCAAATCATGACAGGTTCTATAATAGGTTTTAACTTCTCAAAAGTTTTTTGAATTTGCGCTACGGTAACAGGGGTAAAATTTTCATGAAATTGCCATGCATCATTGTATATAGTTACAAAGTCTTGAATGTATTTTTGTATATTTTTGAGGTTGATAGGTTCAAACTTAAACCTTGGATTGTTGACAACTCTTTGAAGTATTTTTTGCCAGCGTTCAGGTAAAGGGCGAGTAATGTCTAAGTGTTTAGAAATTTGTGAGTAAAAAACTTGAAAGCCATACGTTTCAAAGAGGTCTTTGTAATAGGGCAAATGGTAGTTCATACCGTAGGCAGGTTGTGTAAAGCCATCGACTAACAATCCCCACCAC
This window of the Bacteroidia bacterium genome carries:
- a CDS encoding GNAT family N-acetyltransferase, whose product is MKYTLQEVISKAHKKQFLEVARKIYQNDPNWVCPLDIEIEAIFDPDKNSFFQHGTAKRWILIRVSDKEVVGRVAAFINQKKVHQNGLKVGGMGFFECINDLEAAYMLFDACQSWLREQGMDAMDGPINFGENDMWWGLLVDGFTQPAYGMNYHLPYYKDLFETYGFQVFYSQISKHLDITRPLPERWQKILQRVVNNPRFKFEPINLKNIQKYIQDFVTIYNDAWQFHENFTPVTVAQIQKTFEKLKPIIEPVMIWFAYVDNNPAGFIVCIPDINQIIKKFNGKFGWWQKLQFWYYLKIKRIMNRGRVTIIGVSTKYQQMGIEVGLSMLPFEPVLKRGYKEIELSWVGDFNPKMRSVMEATGAKQGKIHYTYRKLFDTTKPFERSKIIAMNTRK